A stretch of Fusarium fujikuroi IMI 58289 draft genome, chromosome FFUJ_chr10 DNA encodes these proteins:
- a CDS encoding related to thermostable alkaline protease precursor: MPVTIWRLNASAYAKWSLKWLKKCYELDDAAEEAAAVLLHTLLEICLFPTPAGSQTNPGEDYTRMVTLAGPGNRSRLKKSISLSFITDKTLPIKAKEQCDAFLARLSQDEPKKKTGLNQITAGSKLPEPDDFPQHVSKNLFEALHQHAYCHHAEMAQQKSWLSKSKKVKPHHHELAHPIRLHLDAKPQIQSKHAQFEVVISSENMSYWQHLWLGIPMQTKGRRGGVKFANVSSDEEGDGQISALKRINSDYFCQVLKHQLFAKLNLNFVKGIGLVSLPPPAPLERFLCPGQGLPLSLAIQSYKLTDKDKILLAHAIAHSFWQFYESDLMKHRWTSDDIWFMHEMDHQHSPKDLLALRVYMPLDFECQQINLENEERAMLTHPFPHILSLGLVLLQIGLSKPFKPMTHLPLISRLNRDHGAARQLLGELEKAQWARSTHRDIFARAAANCLDPRTFTASTPKPKITKNSTKDELAITTGEDGVRRKVYAEIVEPLSKLVNIAFKADAKYVSYLAKCKEVETHNKLHSQVASFHTGKTIVPEDWLDNLKHISMHIMNIREAKPDHEFKPVKVAVLDTGCDADLPFCKIPRRKKSIRAWKDFASNGGEGTGADCMEDQYGHGSLMTRLIMEAAPLAHVYVARVAKNTRDLEFSSDQIAQAIRWAGLEAEVDIISMSFGFPRDDDVISAAIEDVERNRDITFLASAGNNAAYQREAFPARHRSVISIRATDCQGTFNASNPPIIDRNSIALGTFGDNLPTRLNNEITKQFGPQICHPGSSIATAVAAGIAASTIAYAEVLSTVLPIPTEQSPVQSLRRTEGMRRLLEKMAPDQTGNNRFINPIWFWSERADAWRAWAAMYDAVSPFMYR, from the exons ATGCCAGTGACGATATGGCGACTCAACGCTTCAGCGTATGCGAAATGGTCGCTGAAGTGGCTAAAGAAGT GCTACGAGCTTGACGATGcggctgaagaagctgccgCAGTCTTGTTGCATACTCTGCTTGAGATTTGCCTG TTTCCAACTCCAGCGGGGAGCCAGACCAACCCTGGTGAGGACTACACGCGCATGGTGACATTGGCAGGGCCAGGTAACAGGTCGCGATTGAAGAAGTCTATATCCTTGTCATTCATCACAGACAAAACGCTCCCAATCAAAGCCAAGGAACAGTGCGACGCGTTTCTAGCCAGACTCAGCCAAGATGAGCCCAAGAAAAAGACTGGTCTTAACCAAATCACAGCAGGATCGAAGCTGCCAGAACCAGATGACTTTCCTCAGCATGTCAGCAAGAACCTGTTTGAGGCTCTTCACCAGCACGCATATTGTCACCATGCAGAAATGGCACAGCAGAAATCTTGGCTGAGTAAATCCAAGAAGGTGAAGCCCCATCATCATGAACTAGCTCATCCGATCAGACTGCACCTTGATGCGAAGCCACAAATACAGAGCAAGCATGCTCAGTTTGAGGTGGTGATTTCTTCAGAGAATATGAGTTACTGGCAACATTTGTGGCTAGGTATTCCTAT GCAAACGAAAGGTCGCAGAGGTGGTGTCAAGTTTGCAAACGTTTCCAGCGATGAGGAGGGAGATGGTCAAATCTCTGCTCTGAAACGAATCAACTCGGACTACTTCTGCCAAGTGTTAAAACATCAACTGTTTGCcaaactcaatctcaacttTGTCAAAGGCATTGGTCTTGTATCCCTACCGCCACCTGCTCCTCTTGAGAGATTCTTATGCCCGGGACAAGGGCTTCCACTGTCTCTAGCCATCCAGAGCTATAAGTTGacagacaaggacaagatctTACTCGCTCATGCTATTGCACATTCTTTCTGGCAGTTCTACGAATCGGACCTGATGAAACACCGCTGGACGAGCGATGATATTTGGTTCATGCATGAGATGGATCACCAGCATTCGCCGAAAGATCTACTTGCACTGCGGGTGTATATGCCACTTGACTTCGAATGTCAACAAATAAACTTGGAGAATGAAGAAAGGGCAATGCTGACGCACCCCTTCCCGCACATTCTTAGCCTGGGACTTGTTCTCCTGCAAATTGGACTCTCAAAGCCTTTCAAGCCTATGACACACCTACCGCTTATCTCTCGACTGAACAGAGACCATGGTGCCGCGAGGCAATTATTGGGTGAGCTGGAAAAGGCACAATGGGCGCGTTCAACACATCGGGATATCTTTGCCAGAGCCGCTGCGAACTGCCTAGATCCCAGAACATTTACCGCTTCTACCCCGAAACCGAAAATAACCAAGAATTCTACTAAAGACGAGCTTGCCATCACCACTGGTGAGGATGGCGTAAGGCGGAAAGTCTATGCTGAGATTGTCGAACCGCTGTCAAAACTCGTCAACATCGCCTTCAAAGCTGACGCAAAATACGTGTCCTACTTGGCGAAATGCAAGGAGGTCGAAACCCATAATAAGCTTCACTCGCAAGTAGCCTCATTCCATACTGGAAAGACAATCGTTCCAGAGGACTGGCTGGACAATCTGAAACATATAAGTATGCATATCATGAATATACGTGAGGCAAAGCCGGACCACGAGTTCAAGCCTGTCAAGGTAGCGGTTTTAGACACAGGGTGTGATGCAGACTTGCCTTTTTGCAAGATaccaaggaggaagaagtccATAAGAGCGTGGAAGGACTTTGCCAGTAATGGGGGCGAAGGTACAGGTGCAGACTGTATGGAAGATCAATATGGCCATGGCAGCCTGATGACTCGACTGATCATGGAAGCAGCTCCGCTAGCTCATGTTTATGTGGCCCGAGTTGCCAAGAATACTAGGGACCTCGAGTTCAGCAGTGACCAAATAGCACAG GCAATTCGCTGGGCCGGGCTTGAAGCAGAAGTAGATATCATCTCCATGTCTTTCGGCTTCCCACGTGACGACGACGTCATCTCTGCAGCTATAGAAGACGTTGAGCGGAACCGTGACATCACATTCTTAGCCAGCGCAGGAAACAATGCGGCTTATCAAAGAGAAGCTTTTCCCGCGAGACATCGATCCGTCATCTCAATAAGGGCAACAGATTGCCAGGGTACCTTTAACGCAAGCAACCCACCTATAATTGACCGAAATAGTATAGCTCTCGGCACGTTCGGGGATAACTTACCAACACGTCTCAACAATGAGATCACGAAACAGTTTGGCCCTCAAATCTGCCATCCTGGATCATCGATAGCGACAGCGGTTGCTGCTGGTATAGCAGCATCGACGATAGCATACGCAGAAGTTCTCTCGACAGTTCTTCCCATACCGACAGAACAAAGTCCAGTACAGTCTTTGAGGAGAACTGAGGGTATGAGAAGATTGTTGGAAAAGATGGCACCGGACCAGACAGGGAATAATAGGTTTATAAACCCGATATGGTTCTGGAGTGAGAGGGCGGATGCATGGAGGGCATGGGCTGCTATGTATGATGCAGTATCACCATTTATGTACCGATAA